The following nucleotide sequence is from bacterium.
CTCTTTAATTACTGCCTATGGCTATATCTTTGTCTGTTCAAAGGATGGTACAGTTCATATCCTTAGACAATCTAATGGAAAAGAAGTTTGTACCATTTCTCTTGAAGAACCTCATGAAACAATTCAGACCCCTGCTATCTTTAATAAAACACTTTTTGTGGCCTCATCAAAGTCTCTAAAAAATACCTCAATAGGAGGTTATTGAATATGTCTAAAAGATGTTTATGTGAGCAATGGGAATATAAAGAAGATGATAAATATTGTAGTAATTGTGGAATGAAATTAATCAGTATGCGAGTTGAACCAGATAAATGGGTGTTTTGCCACCAGGATGATTTGGAGAGGATTGGTGTTCCTAAAATAACTAATGAGGGAGTAAGTAGATTAAATGTAAATTTAACTTTAGAAAAGAAAAGTGAAGAACCAGACTGGCTAAACATAACAGAATCCCATTTTGAACTTGAGGGTGGAAAATCAAAGCATCTACCTATTACTTTTGATTTGAAAGCGTTGGATAGTCAGAGAGATTATGAAAGGAAAATAATTATTGCGTCTAATGAACCTAATCCAAAGCATCCCTTCCTCCTGTTTAAGGTAGAACAAGCACCTAAATCTGAAATCTTAACACAATCTCCATTAGATTTGGGAGAGGTGGTAATTGGAGAGACAAAGAGGGACGTTATTCGAATAAAAAATATAGGAGGGGGGATATTAGAAGTCGGACATCCTGAAATCTCACCTAAGCTGGGAAATTTGATATGTATTCAGGAAGGGATTAAAATTTATAAAGGAGAAATTGGTGAAATTGAAATTATGATTAATCCTAAAGGATCCGACCTGGAATCTAAGGGTTACGAAGGGGAGATAAAGTTCAATTTTAATAAGATTAATGAGACACCAAGTATATTAGTAAAGGTATCACTTGAAAGACCTCCACAACTTAGAATAGAACCCCGGGTTATTGAATTCAGAGGTAAATGTCAAATAGAAAAAGGAACAGATAAAATGTTTAATCTCAAATTAGTAGAAAAAAGTAAGACATTTGAAATTAAAAATATTGGTGGAGGAGAATTGAGAATTGAGAAGATTGAAATAGAGGAACCAGAAAAGGATTGGATAGAATTTAAAGACAATATGCCCAATAAGAAAATCTTGAAAAAAAATGAAACAAAATCTATTACCGTAGAGGTGAAGATTGATAAGATACAAAAAACTGAGGATTCTGATAAAGTCAAAATTGTGGCAAATAACAATCAAATAGAATATCTGATGATAAATCTTAACCTAAGTTCATGACTC
It contains:
- a CDS encoding PQQ-binding-like beta-propeller repeat protein translates to MERLKLQWSKKLDRAEVFSSLITAYGYIFVCSKDGTVHILRQSNGKEVCTISLEEPHETIQTPAIFNKTLFVASSKSLKNTSIGGY